The Rhizobium sp. NXC24 genomic sequence CTATGCGACCGGAAAGCTAATGGCCGTGGATAGGGATTTTCTTGAAGCGAATGGTCATGCGTTCAATGAGATAGGCGACCCGGCCTATATGGGATTTGCCTACCGATGGGCCCAACGATTGCATCGTTCTCAAGAGCTGAATTACGTCATTCTGGTTCCGACCCTCCGTTGCAATTTGGCGTGTGCCTACTGTCAGGTGTCTCGGGTGAACGAGAGCACTTTAGGCTTTGATTGGACGGATGAGACGCTTGAGCGCGTTCTCCGATTTCTCGACGCCATGACTTCCGCGAGCGTCAAAATCGAGTTCCAGGGTGGCGAGCCACTGCTCCGATTAGACTTATTGAAGAAGGTTCGCGCTTTCGCTCGCCGCAAGTTCCAAGAAGTTTCCTTTACGGTATGCACCAATTTGCAATCGGTCTCGGAAGAAGCTTGGGATTTTCTGGATGCCCCGGACGTCTTCGTGAGCACGTCACTCGACGGCGAACTCTCGACGCATGAGCGACAACGAACCCCAAATGCCCACGATACGCAGCAATTTGTATCGAACCTCCGCTATGCCATCGAGCGCTTGGGTCAGGTAAAAGTCTCGGCTCTCCCGACGCTAGACATCAACAAGTTGCCGAGCGCTTCCGAGATCATTAATACGTTTGGTAGGTTCGGATTTCGGTCCATTTTCCTTCGGCCTGTCAATCATCAAGGTTTTGCTAGAAAAAGATTTCAGACCACCGGTCTCGAAGACAAATGGAGTGCTTATCACACCGATTTTATCGATGCGCTGATCGAGCACAATTGGACCGCCGCTCAGCCGGTCGAGGAGTTTTATTTCACTCACTGCCTGCGCCGGGTTCTGCATGGCGGCCACAATCAGCACGTCGACCTTCGTAATCCGAATATCCTCGGGCGAGACTACATCGTTATTGACTACGACGGCACCTTCTATCCGACGGACGAAGCCAGGATGGTCACGAGGGTCGGACAGGTCGATCTTAGCATTGGCGATCTATGGAATGGTATCGACCAGTCGAAACTAGACGTACTGAACGAAGAATCTTCCAATTCATTCCATCCCGATTGCATTCATTGTCCGTACCAGGCCGCTTGCGGCGCAGACGTCGTTGACGATCTATCCCGTTACGGGCGCATCGATCTGCCGAAGGCCGACACAGCCTTCTGTCGCCGTCATACCGCAATCTTCGACAAGATCTTCGAGCTGCTCTATTCGGACGATGAGAAAGTCCAAAAGAGCCTCGCCGTGTGGGCCGGAATTCCAGAATTCGATCCGTCACTGGCGCCGGTACACACATGATCGATCTGCGGCTCAAGATCGATGACGTTCCAATCGACAATCCAATTATC encodes the following:
- the hxsB gene encoding His-Xaa-Ser system radical SAM maturase HxsB, which produces MTVFPLKFRPCGAGYLFADDAGGYFKADVRFLNRYATGKLMAVDRDFLEANGHAFNEIGDPAYMGFAYRWAQRLHRSQELNYVILVPTLRCNLACAYCQVSRVNESTLGFDWTDETLERVLRFLDAMTSASVKIEFQGGEPLLRLDLLKKVRAFARRKFQEVSFTVCTNLQSVSEEAWDFLDAPDVFVSTSLDGELSTHERQRTPNAHDTQQFVSNLRYAIERLGQVKVSALPTLDINKLPSASEIINTFGRFGFRSIFLRPVNHQGFARKRFQTTGLEDKWSAYHTDFIDALIEHNWTAAQPVEEFYFTHCLRRVLHGGHNQHVDLRNPNILGRDYIVIDYDGTFYPTDEARMVTRVGQVDLSIGDLWNGIDQSKLDVLNEESSNSFHPDCIHCPYQAACGADVVDDLSRYGRIDLPKADTAFCRRHTAIFDKIFELLYSDDEKVQKSLAVWAGIPEFDPSLAPVHT